Proteins encoded together in one Impatiens glandulifera chromosome 1, dImpGla2.1, whole genome shotgun sequence window:
- the LOC124945840 gene encoding protein MODIFIER OF SNC1 1-like isoform X1: MSSNMLVGEKRWVSSRRTGMTLLGKVVVPKPINLPSQRLENHGLDPNAEIVPKGTINWGNRSSLSTVNAWNSLASSPKSDAGSGFSSDVSARPSSGGSGTRPSTAASDRVHESVPSAWGSNSRPSSASGPLSSNQSSLTSLRPRSAETRPGSSQLSRFAEPLADNSVTLIPSDISEKSLISQGGLSSTSDGFNLSCGDFPTLGSQKGNSGKNTDYRDNGSDSRPRSSSSMAASVKEKKADASIGDASINSNVKTENVDTWRRDGSEHFEDGAKHNVVNWQGGDTHAYPNPNMPPQLVDAWHGHPGVWYRGPPLGPGGFPLDPFPYYGPQIQTAGLANSRPMAPPNNRPRGHHPGNPDHWPHIPDTYMHPSMPIRPGFYSSPMPYESYYRPPMVFSSSKEHDIPFNGTPPGPPVYNRYSVENSSNPGKEHARDVCAGKSFSSEHVESGYQNNNQGQCKILLKQHHEVARKEDSSDWKQTVPMMSTSKVDKRGLVQTLVKDERGNGRTNESGRHHKQDTRSWSVGNQKHDSNTSKSNVYFNSSNMNAVDFDSATNSHNSASSVSSTPKPILVEKIEGLNAKARVSEGLLNVGVNVRGNNYHANDKNREGRDHHSIHSEETDVPMRHMNPNPTAFNNGGADLPRVPGHGMQGKLDHHHHGKRFNAQGGDGWQKKPHTVEVATVISGGNIHLQTPEDAVEKQSRTNYKGSKVEEEHSFSEFDISNDEVQRAKMRETAKERAKQLQREEEERTKDLKAKALAKLEELNKRAQPAFGLVQKVETPGSASVVEQERTKEELKAKALGKKLEEVNKSVQPAYGLVQKVKTPGSASVAEQEKRETNLSTTSTLDSSNARVVVVAEGNPMNEPCHTDSTECKAVPPPSEGNIMLSRHKAMGHNYKQKENGGTRGKMMILTEKSSAATTVPGNPNEGGVVDKETTLSLKNVADSPAAADNNRKKNNRSNKMKPKLDDDATTVKNSSQQASAEFPETVSKDHSVRSDLVQKDTVTTIEEEADSRIINHNMKTGRARSFPKNQQTNRKFEKFRGGSDCVIWAPVRAQNNTEENGKKTCDEIPTVGKGETEEGGENNEKKKNKKRAEVKRYVPKPVVVAMGGDTQLTPPDEVVVAVEEKEESGSQKMVCPDHQHPLYKQKKTHGWRQRESSTNGQSSKGVETKSCDVGNAEVDYSGSFPDEESKGFHVDERGMRRYTKEKSPMHFNNGGNNPDKKMATTGQKEKGDNNALKENRGSGDRNAASSHWQPKSQQSNSSSSSRVEQEVVVAVKKESKITLAPVPAVVEYSSSLSHDNNNNVEEDTRLLSKNGNQNSRYGKSSSYQYHNNNNNRERQRQKDNYSRMEYKPVGGQKHNNSHFEEETGESSSSRNNTTRYYREKNQSHSAVHY, translated from the exons ATGAGTTCAAACATGCTTGTTGGAGAGAAAAG ATGGGTTTCATCAAGAAGAACTGGCATGACTCTCTTGGGAAAGGTTGTTGTCCCTAAACCAATAAATTTACCCAGTCAAAG GTTGGAAAATCATGGATTGGACCCAAATGCTGAAATTGTTCCCAA GGGTACCATTAACTGGGGAAATCGATCTTCATTATCCACAGTCAATGCTTGGAATTCTTTAGCATCATCTCCAAAAAGTGATGCTGGCAGTGGCTTTTCAAGTGATGTCAGTGCTCGCCCATCTTCGGGTGGAAGCGGTACTCGGCCATCAACTGCAGCTAGTGATAGAGTGCATGAATCTGTTCCAAGTGCTTGGGGTTCAAATTCTAGACCATCATCAGCCTCTGGACCATTGTCATCAAACCAATCATCATTGACATCATTACGTCCCCGCAGTGCAGAAACAAGGCCTGGTAGCTCACAGTTGTCAAGGTTTGCTGAGCCTTTAGCTGACAATTCAGTTACTTTGATTCCATCTGATATATCAGAGAAATCG TTAATCTCACAGGGTGGATTGTCTTCTACAAGTGATGGGTTCAATCTGAGCTGTGGGGACTTCCCAACTCTTGGTTCACAAAAAGGGAACTCTGGAAAAAATACAGATTACAGAG ATAATGGATCAGATTCTCGTCCTAGATCCTCATCTAGTATGGCAGCTTCAGTGAAGGAGAAAAAGGCAGATGCCTCCATTG GTGATGCTTctataaattcaaatgtgaagaCCGAAAATGTTGATACTTGGAGAAGAGATGGCTCTGAACACTTCGAAGATGGAGCCAAGCATAATGTAGTGAATTGGCAAGGGGGAGATACACATGCCTACCCTAATCCCAACATGCCACCTCAGCTTGTAGATGCATGGCATGGACATCCAGGTGTTTGGTATAGAGGACCTCCTCTTGGACCTGGTGGTTTTCCACTTGACCCTTTTCCTTATTATGGTCCTCAAATTCAAACTGCTGGATTAGCAAACTCACGGCCAATGGCACCCCCCAATAATCGACCAAGGGGGCACCATCCTGGGAATCCTGATCATTGGCCCCACATTCCTGACACTTATATGCACCCTTCTATGCCAATAAGGCCTGGTTTTTATTCTTCGCCGATGCCTTATGAAAGTTACTATAGACCACCAATGGTCTTTAGTTCCTCCAAAGAACATGATATTCCGTTTAATGGTACACCACCTGGCCCCCCTGTTTATAACAGGTATTCTGTGGAAAATTCTTCCAATCCTGGTAAAGAGCACGCTAGAGATGTTTGTGCCGGAAAATCATTCAGCTCAGAACACGTGGAATCTGGTTATCAGAACAATAATCAAGGGCAATGCAAAATCCTTTTGAAGCAACATCACGAGGTTGCTAGGAAGGAGGATAGCAGCGATTGGAAGCAAACCGTCCCAATGATGAGCACTTCAAAAGTTGACAAAAGAGGCCTAGTACAGACATTAGTTAAGGATGAAAGAGGAAATGGCAGAACAAATGAGTCTGGAAGACATCATAAACAGGATACCAGATCATGGTCTGTTGGAAATCAGAAACACGATTCAAACACGTCCAAatcaaatgtttattttaacTCAAGTAACATGAATGCAGTTGATTTTGACTCGGCAACTAACTCTCATAATTCAGCATCAAGTGTTTCATCCACTCCAAAACCTATTTTAGTAGAGAAGATTGAAGGCCTAAATGCAAAAGCCCGGGTCTCTGAAGGGCTACTGAATGTAGGGGTTAATGTAAGAGGCAACAACTATCATGCAAATGATAAAAACCGTGAAGGCAGAGATCATCATTCTATCCATTCAGAGGAAACAGATGTTCCTATGCGACACATGAACCCCAACCCAACAGCTTTTAATAATGGAGGAGCTGATCTTCCAAG GGTACCTGGTCATGGCATGCAAGGCAAacttgatcatcatcatcatggtAAAAGGTTCAATGCTCAAGGTGGCGATGGATGGCAAAAGAAGCCTCACACTGTTGAGGTTGCAACCGTTATTTCAGGGGGAAATATCCATCTCCAGACTCCTGAAGATGCTGTTGAGAAACAATCTAGAACCAACTATAAAGGCAGCAAGGTTGAAGAAGAACATTCATTTTCGGAGTTTGATATCAGCAATGACGAGGTTCAA CGTGCTAAGATGAGAGAGACGGCTAAGGAGCGTGCAAAGCAGTTGCagagggaagaagaagagagaacaAAAGATCTGAAAGCAAAGGCTCTGGCAAAGCTGGAAGAGTTGAATAAACGCGCTCAGCCTGCTTTTGGCTTAGTTCAGAAGGTGGAAACACCTGGATCCGCCAGTGTTGTTGAACAAGAGAGAACAAAAGAGGAGCTGAAAGCAAAGGCTTTGGGAAAAAAGCTGGAAGAAGTGAATAAAAGCGTTCAGCCTGCTTATGGTTTGGTTCAGAAGGTGAAAACACCTGGATCCGCTAGTGTCGCTGAACAAGAGAAAAGGGAGACTAATTTGTCTACCACCTCAACCCTAGATTCTTCCAATGCCAGAGTAGTAGTAGTTGCAGAAGGCAATCCTATGAATGAGCCATGTCATACTGATTCGACGGAGTGCAAAGCTGTTCCTCCACCCAGTGAAGGTAACATAATGCTGTCTAGACATAAAGCCATGGGCCATAACTATAAGCAGAAGGAGAATGGTGGTACCAGAGGTAAGATGATGATATTGACTGAGAAATCAAGTGCTGCTACAACAGTTCCAGGAAATCCAAATGAAGGAGGTGTTGTTGATAAAGAAACAACCCTAAGCTTGAAAAATGTAGCTGATTCTCCTGCTGCTGCAGATAACAACaggaagaaaaataataggAGCAACAAGATGAAGCCAAAGTTGGATGATGATGCAACAACTGTCAAGAATTCTTCTCAGCAGGCATCCGCTGAGTTCCCAGAAACTGTGTCAAAAGATCATTCTGTTAGAAGTGATCTAGTGCAGAAAGATACTGTTACGACTATTGAAGAAGAGGCAGATAGCAGAATAATAAATCACAACATGAAAACAGGACGAGCACGGTCTTTTCCTAAAAATCAGCAAACTAATAGGAAATTCGAGAAATTTCGAGGGGGTAGTGATTGTGTAATTTGGGCACCTGTGCGGGCCCAAAACAATACAGAGGAAAATGGAAAGAAGACGTGTGATGAAATTCCTACTGTTGGAAAAGGAGAAACTGAGGAGGGAGGGGAAAATAacgaaaagaagaagaataagaagaggGCTGAGGTGAAAAGGTATGTACCAAAACCAGTAGTAGTAGCTATGGGGGGCGACACACAACTGACACCACCAGATGAGGTAGTGGTAGCAGTAGAAGAGAAAGAGGAATCTGGCTCTCAGAAAATGGTGTGTCCTGACCACCAGCATCCTCTGTACAAGCAAAAGAAAACGCATGGTTGGCGCCAAAGGGAATCATCGACTAATGGACAATCTTCAAAGGGGGTAGAAACCAAGAGTTGTGATGTTGGGAATGCTGAAGTAGACTACTCAGGGAGCTTCCCTGATGAAGAATCAAAGGGATTCCATGTAGATGAGAGAGGTATGAGGCGATATACTAAAGAAAAGAGTCCCATGCATTTTAATAATGGGGGGAATAATCCTGATAAGAAAATGGCAACGACAGGCCAAAAGGAAAAGGGGGATAATAATGCTTTGAAAGAAAACCGTGGGTCTGGGGATCGAAATGCTGCATCTTCTCATTGGCAACCAAAATCCCAGCAGtcaaattcttcttcttcctccagaGTTGAGCAAGAAGTAGTTGTAGCAGTAAAGAAAGAAAGCAAAATTACTCTTGCTCCTGTTCCTGCTGTTGTTGAGTACTCATCATCATTATCccatgataataataataatgtagagGAGGATACGAGATTATTGTCCAAAAATGGAAACCAAAATAGCCGATATGGTAAGAGCAGCAGCTATCAATAccacaacaacaataataatcgTGAAAGGCAGAGACAGAAGGACAACTACTCACGAATGGAATACAAGCCAGTTGGTGGGCAGAAGCACAACAACAGCCACTTTGAAGAAGAAACTGGGGAAAGCAGTAGCTCGCGTAACAACACCACCAGATATTACAGGGAGAAGAATCAGAGTCACTCCGCAGTGCATTATTGA